Proteins encoded together in one Vogesella indigofera window:
- a CDS encoding RecQ family ATP-dependent DNA helicase, with product MTPPSPLDAALAQYFGFDGFRDGQREVVQALLDGHSAMAIFPTGSGKSLCYQLAATQLPHLTLVISPLLALMRDQLAFLQQKGIAAAAIDSSQRRDEAQQVMADVRAGRIKVLMVSVERLKNERFRRFIAEVPLSLLVVDEAHCISEWGHNFRPDYLKLPQYRQQLTIPQVLLLTATATPAVMQDMAHRFDIAPEHITVTGFYRPNLHLHVRAVAQADKDAMLLKLLARTPGAACVVYVTQQQTAETLAARLQAQGVGAAAYHAGLDSALREQIQDEFMRGDTPVIVATIAFGMGIDKGNIRQVIHYDLPKSVENYSQEIGRAGRDGATSLCTLLGNRDGLHVLENFVYGDTPQQASIAQVLQRIRDEAQHGQWEMTLYGLSADSNIRQLPLKTLLVYLEVQGVLQAQYSYYSEYRFQLREDEAALLAHFKDERRDFVAALLAHSKLGRSWYAFDFDSFLQAFPGQRQRAVTALEFMDERGWLTLETKQMTEVYAVNDATFDVATLAASLYRQFQAREDSELARLQQMLRLFETESCLSFALASYFGDAAAPRECGHCLVCRGKPARLPAAPAQAALDAATLNGTLAALHDKLGAAAEAHLAACFLCGITLPRLTALRAARLPGFGRFAGYPFASVRELLQGQTE from the coding sequence ATGACCCCTCCTTCCCCGCTTGACGCCGCGCTGGCGCAGTATTTCGGTTTTGATGGCTTCCGCGACGGCCAGCGCGAGGTGGTGCAGGCACTGCTGGACGGCCATTCCGCGATGGCGATCTTCCCCACCGGCTCCGGCAAGTCGCTGTGCTACCAGCTGGCGGCGACGCAGCTGCCGCACCTGACGCTGGTGATCTCGCCGCTCTTGGCGCTGATGCGCGATCAGCTGGCCTTCCTGCAGCAGAAAGGCATCGCCGCGGCGGCGATCGACTCCAGCCAAAGGCGCGACGAGGCACAGCAGGTGATGGCCGACGTGCGCGCCGGACGCATCAAGGTGTTGATGGTGTCGGTGGAGCGGCTGAAGAACGAGCGCTTCCGCCGCTTTATCGCCGAGGTGCCTCTGTCGCTGCTGGTGGTGGACGAGGCGCACTGCATCTCGGAGTGGGGCCACAACTTCCGCCCCGACTACCTGAAGCTGCCGCAGTACCGCCAGCAGCTGACCATCCCGCAGGTGCTGCTGCTGACCGCCACCGCCACCCCGGCGGTGATGCAGGACATGGCGCACCGCTTCGACATCGCGCCCGAACACATCACCGTCACCGGCTTCTACCGCCCCAACCTGCACCTGCACGTGCGCGCGGTGGCGCAGGCGGACAAGGACGCGATGCTGCTGAAGCTGCTGGCGCGCACGCCGGGCGCCGCCTGCGTGGTGTACGTCACCCAGCAGCAGACCGCGGAAACGTTGGCCGCACGGCTGCAGGCGCAGGGCGTCGGCGCCGCCGCCTACCATGCCGGGCTGGACAGTGCGCTGCGCGAGCAGATCCAGGACGAGTTCATGCGCGGCGACACGCCGGTGATCGTCGCGACCATCGCCTTCGGTATGGGCATCGACAAGGGCAACATCCGCCAGGTGATCCACTACGACCTGCCCAAGTCGGTGGAAAACTACAGCCAGGAAATCGGCCGCGCCGGCCGCGACGGTGCCACCTCGCTGTGCACGCTGTTGGGCAACCGCGACGGCCTGCACGTGCTTGAAAACTTCGTCTACGGCGACACGCCGCAGCAGGCGTCGATCGCACAGGTATTGCAGCGCATCCGCGACGAGGCGCAGCACGGGCAGTGGGAGATGACGCTGTACGGCTTGTCGGCGGACAGCAATATCCGCCAGCTGCCGCTGAAGACGCTGCTGGTGTATCTGGAGGTGCAGGGCGTGCTGCAGGCGCAGTACAGCTACTACAGCGAGTACCGCTTCCAGCTGCGCGAGGACGAAGCGGCGCTGCTGGCGCACTTCAAGGACGAGCGCCGCGATTTTGTCGCCGCACTGCTGGCGCACAGCAAGCTGGGGCGCAGCTGGTACGCGTTCGACTTTGACAGCTTCCTGCAGGCCTTCCCCGGGCAGCGCCAGCGTGCGGTGACGGCGCTGGAGTTCATGGACGAGCGCGGCTGGCTGACGCTGGAAACCAAGCAGATGACCGAGGTGTACGCGGTGAACGACGCTACGTTCGATGTCGCCACGCTGGCCGCCAGCCTCTATCGCCAGTTCCAGGCGCGCGAAGACAGCGAGCTGGCGCGCCTGCAGCAGATGCTGCGCCTGTTCGAAACGGAAAGCTGTCTGAGTTTCGCGCTGGCCAGCTACTTCGGCGATGCCGCCGCGCCGCGCGAATGCGGCCATTGCCTGGTGTGTCGCGGCAAGCCTGCGCGGCTGCCGGCGGCACCGGCGCAGGCCGCGCTGGACGCCGCCACGCTGAACGGCACGCTGGCGGCGCTGCACGACAAGCTGGGTGCGGCAGCGGAGGCGCATCTGGCGGCCTGCTTCCTGTG